One Candidatus Spechtbacteria bacterium genomic region harbors:
- a CDS encoding SEC-C domain-containing protein, which translates to MAEKEDGSGKKYKKCHGK; encoded by the coding sequence TTGGCGGAGAAGGAGGACGGAAGCGGAAAGAAGTATAAAAAGTGTCATGGGAAGTAG